A window from Pangasianodon hypophthalmus isolate fPanHyp1 chromosome 4, fPanHyp1.pri, whole genome shotgun sequence encodes these proteins:
- the gpr25 gene encoding probable G-protein coupled receptor 25: MASSTEVAFFHTTMENFIDDLNFSDYYELNDTVTPTSVTAVKEQLLSMSHIYLPILYFIIFFAGFTGNLFVIIVIGNRHKKNARLVDTFVLNLALADLVFVFTLPLWAVSAGQHDQWPFGELLCKISSYIIAVNRFSNIFFLTCMSVDRYLAIVRLMDSHFLRSSKCIHLTCGVVWGSSLILGTPSLVYRKLTVENSSCIDDLESSFFQSMILLTGFLTFVLPVLVILLCYGSIMVKLRHHCVTAGNSRAEARCRHSFKIVFTIIIVFLVSWLPYNVLRTIQVICKISNNKLDYDTYIYLARGLIISSCLAFLNSCLNPVIYLFLDKHFRRSAAAQCKFCMGKGDIQQSYVSSNSTASNGISESLGSTATRGRVFSLTQKK; this comes from the coding sequence ATGGCAAGCAGCACTGAGGTGGCATTCTTTCATACCACGATGGAAAATTTTATAGATGATCTCAACTTTTCTGACTATTACGAATTAAATGATACAGTGACTCCAACATCAGTCACTGCAGTGAAGGAGCAACTTCTCTCCATGTCTCACATCTATCTTCCCATTTTGtatttcatcattttctttGCTGGATTCACTGGAAACCTGTTTGTCATCATAGTTATTGGTAACAGGCACAAGAAGAATGCACGTCTGGTAGACACATTTGTGCTGAACCTTGCTCTAGCAGACCTGGTGTTTGTCTTCACTTTGCCCCTATGGGCCGTCTCAGCTGGACAACATGACCAGTGGCCCTTTGGGGAGCTGCTGTGCAAGATCAGCAGCTATATCATCGCAGTCAACCGCTTTTCCAACATTTTCTTTCTCACGTGCATGAGTGTGGATCGCTACCTTGCCATAGTGCGCCTCATGGACTCCCACTTTCTCCGGAGCAGTAAATGTATACATCTCACCTGTGGAGTGGTATGGGGATCGTCTCTAATCCTGGGTACACCGTCACTGGTTTATCGCAAGTTGACTGTTGAAAATAGTTCTTGTATAGATGACCTGGAGTCCTCCTTCTTCCAAAGTATGATTCTGCTGACAGGCTTTCTGACCTTTGTGCTGCCTGTGTTGGTTATCCTCCTGTGTTATGGCTCGATCATGGTCAAACTGCGGCACCACTGTGTCACTGCCGGAAATTCACGTGCTGAAGCCCGATGTCGCCACTCTTTCAAAATTGTTTTCACTATCATTATAGTCTTTCTGGTATCTTGGCTGCCCTACAATGTGTTAAGAACAATTCAAGTCATCTGCAAGATCAGTAATAACAAGCTGGATTATGACACCTACATATATTTGGCTAGAGGGCTCATCATCTCCTCCTGCCTGGCCTTCCTCAACAGTTGCCTGAATCCAGTCATTTACTTGTTCCTGGATAAGCATTTCAGACGCAGCGCAGCCGCACAGTGCAAGTTCTGCATGGGCAAGGGGGATATACAGCAGAGTTACGTATCCTCTAACTCAACTGCCTCAAATGGTATCTCAGAGAGCCTGGGAAGCACTGCAACCCGTGGCCGCGTCTTCTCCCTCACTCAGAAGAAATGA